Proteins encoded within one genomic window of Columba livia isolate bColLiv1 breed racing homer chromosome 1, bColLiv1.pat.W.v2, whole genome shotgun sequence:
- the PCF11 gene encoding pre-mRNA cleavage complex 2 protein Pcf11 isoform X3, with product MSAPESSAGGSEAREDACRDYQSSLEDLTFNSKPHINMLTILAEENVPFAKDIVSLIEAQIAKVDENTRKSLFKLRSTWDDIFPLKKLYALDVRVNSLDPAWPIKPLPPNVNTSSIHVNPKFLNKSPEESAAPTSAVTSGASTPPTVPEMQKNLTQEQLIRQQLLAKQKQLLELQQKKLELELEQTKAQLAVSLSVQQGSSTVASVPAPSKQHMSPTPHMTVKPPHPTTVQSEKIKPSPSPPLHDIKIVNRDPRLNRMTQHSSHAKDQSHRKEFPPNATSQSDSKANKTQAEKQNSTKQEKLKSSEKTQKKELDQSEAKSKSPSPLKNKLPGTKDTKTQECESTKVSEISKRDPRLKRHLQDKSEGKEEETVKEKRRNTEKKEKDEHKTGEHRPVGSRNKIVNGAVQKQDTTTEESEKQGGKQGRTSNRKRSRSRSPKARSPSTHSPKRRERRSPKRRLRSLSPTSSTPKIGKIRQIGPKQSHAEEGTQAARDERNSNKRNAKQEVRDPRRVKKAQEDRPQEAASQHSTKASPDPKENAENWQGSKSGKRWKSGWEENKNSQQNEEHQASKSPHQRHRENWPAGKGVLSPRAPKQQHRLSVDANLQIPKELTSASKRELLKKANERLTSGEITQDEFLMVAHQIRQLFQYQEGKHRCNVWDSPTEEKCGLKKKPLLSDAELTYYEHKAKLKRTQVQHSLSRTDLLDPDDILDYHLPDALLSGIECEQAKAKRGVQFDRKEPFGERSRRHSPVSGTNRPFAENLSPLESRRRLEEQNATKGTRGSKNFDHYDSWAESDELRDALRQQGKSTTEFQKIDGDAIGRFDNREERQLLGKSGIREEPRSPFSERFKRARYEDPEKAPFPESPGSRFGAVEAKQRISALMEERPLFDGSPRPAAARVAVDGPGSPFGDGPAAGSSSRIDGPPGQAAMRFEGPLVGAGASQFDGPLAGTGAAGALRFDGPPGQLAGALRFEGPPGQVAGGGPLRFEGPLGQIGGPLRFEGPAGQPVGGPRFEGPGVGLRFEGPRGQPSGGLRFEGPHGQPLGPRGQPGGGLRFDGPHGQPLGPHGQPGGGLRFEGPHLQPLGPHGPSGAGLRFEGPHGQPIGPHGPSGAGLRFEGPHGPSGAGLRLDGPHGQPGVGPRLIDGPIHQGAGGLRFDGPLGRAGPRFDGCHAAGFDGQPGQLSFLQRFDGIHGQPGPRFERAPGQQAQPRFDTAIPQRFDGPHQPASRFDLPLGLQGARFENVANHPAPRLEMSPYGQGGPFVDHPGQGFNGPSHGMQFQRPDLFDGSAGPNFNGPAGPGAQNFPLRAAGHYFEEKGLQGPQYGNFNNMPMGSNQVSLMSGQPGPYGQGQQYLPNPGSFVQNPAGTLPHSYPDNHLGQLDVNELFAKLLSTGILKLSKTDSTSAQANETSAQPGAEEDDDDQNEDQNVPDLTNFIVEELRQRYDSVINRLYTGIQCYSCGMRFTTSQTDVYADHLDWHYRQNRTEKDVSRKITHRRWYYSLTDWIEFEEIADLEERAKSQFFEKAHEEVVLKTQEAAKEKEFQSVPAGPAGAVESCEICQEQFEQYWDEEEEEWHLKNAIRVDEKIYHPSCYEDYQNTSSFDCTPSPSKTPVENPLNIMLNIVKQETEEPCDPPKIKEEPDDTPTACAEESTPASAEIKTEPEESV from the exons CCAGAGGAATCTGCTGCACCTACCTCTGCTGTCACTTCTGGTGCCTCTACTCCTCCAACCGTTCCTGAAATGCAAAAGAATTTGACACAGGAGCAACTGATCAGGCAGCAATTGCTTGCAAAGCAAAAGCAGTTGTTAGAACTTCAGCAGAAAAAGTTAGAGCTGGAGCTGGAACAGACTAAAGCACAGTTG gCTGTATCTCTTAGTGTTCAGCAAGGATCATCTACTGTAGCTTCAGTTCCAGCACCTTCTAAGCAACACATGTCTCCCACACCTCATATGACAGTTAAACCACCTCATCCGACTACTGTGcaatctgaaaaaataaaaccatcccCAAGTCCTCCACTTCATGATATCAAAATAGTAAATAGGGATCCTCGACTTAATAGGATGactcaacattcttctcatgcTAAAGATCAGTCTCATAGGAAAGAATTTCCACCAAATGCGACCAGTCAGTCTGAtagcaaggcaaacaaaacgcaggctgaaaaacaaaactcaacaaagcaagaaaaattgaAATCGAGTGAAAAAACCCAGAAGAAGGAACTTGACCAGTCAGAAGCAAAATCTAAATCACCATCGCCTTTGAAAAATAAGCTGCCTGGTACTAAAGATACTAAAACCCAGGAATGTGAAAGCACAAAAGTATCTGAAATTAGTAAGCGGGATCCAAGACTGAAAAGACATCTTCAAGATAAGTCAGAGGGCAAAGAGGAGGAGACggtgaaagaaaagaggagaaatacagagaaaaaagaaaaagatgaacatAAGACTGGTGAACATAGACCAGTaggcagcagaaataaaatagttaATGGTGCAGTGCAGAAACAAGACACGACTACGGAGGAGTCAGAAAAACAAGGTGGAAAACAAGGGAGAACTAGTAATAGAAAAAGGTCGCGATCACGTTCTCCTAAGGCACGGTCACCATCTACACACTCTCCAAAAAGACGAGAGAGGAGATCGCCAAAAAGAAGACTGAGGAGTTTATCTCCCACTTCTTCAACTCCTAAAATAGGAAAGATACGTCAGATAGGCCCTAAGCAGTCTCATGCTGAAGAAGGCACGCAAGCAGCAAGAGACGAACGAAATTCCAATAAGAGAAATGCTAAACAAGAGGTGCGAGATCCGAGGAGAGTGAAAAAAGCCCAAGAAGATAGGCCCCAAGAAGCAGCAAGCCAGCATTCTACAAAAGCTTCTCCAGATCCGAAGGAGAATGCAGAAAACTGGCAGGGATCCAAATCAGGCAAGAGGTGGAAATCTGgttgggaagaaaacaaaaa CTCACAGCAGAATGAAGAACACCAAGCAAGTAAATCCCCTCACCAAAGACACCGGGAAAACTGGCCTGCTGGTAAAGGAGTTTTGTCACCCCGAgcaccaaagcagcagcaccgGTTAAGTGTGGATGCCAATTTACAGATTCCCAAAGAATTGACATCTGCAAGCAAGAGGGAGTTACTTAAGAAG GCCAATGAACGCTTAACATCTGGTGAAATAACACAAGATGAGTTCCTCATGGTAGCTCATCAGATCCGACAGCTGTTCCAGTATCAGGAAGGAAAACACCGGTGTAATGTCTGGGATAGCCCGACAGAGGAAAAATGTGGTTTGAAGAAGAAACCTCTTCTATCGGATGCGGAATTAACATATTATGAACATAAGGCTAAACTGAAAAGGACACAAGTTCAGCATTCATTGTCAAGGACTGATCTGTTGGATCCCGATGATATCTTGGATTATCATTTACCTGATGCCTTGCTTTCTGGAATAGAATGTGAGCAAGCAAAAGCCAAGCGTGGAGTACAGTTTGACAGAAAGGAACCATTTGGAGAAAGGTCACGGAGACACTCTCCTGTAAGTGGCACTAATAGACCTTTTGCTGAGAACCTTTCACCACTTGAGAGTCGACGAAGACTTGAGGAACAAAATGCTACTAAAGGAACAAGAGGTTCTAAGAACTTCGATCATTACGACAGCTGGGCAGAATCAGATGAATTGAGAGATGCCCTTAGACAACAGGGGAAAAGCACAACAGAGTTCCAGAAAATAGATGGTGATGCAATTGGCAGATTTGATAATCGTGAAGAAAGGCAGCTTCTTGGGAAATCTG gtaTTCGAGAGGAACCAAGATCACCATTCAGTGAACGTTTCAAAAGAGCTAGATATGAAGATCCAGAGAAAGCCCCATTTCCGGAAAGTCCAGGATCAAGATTTGGAGCCGTTGAAGCAAAGCAGAGGATAAGTGCGCTCATGGAAGAGAGACCTCTGTTTGATGGCTCACCTAGGCCAGCTGCTGCAAGGGTTGCAGTAGATGGACCAGGAAGTCCTTTTGGTGATGGACCTGCTGCTGGTTCAAGTTCCAGAATTGATGGGCCACCTGGGCAGGCTGCTATGAGATTTGAAGGGCCTTTGGTGGGGGCAGGTGCATCTCAGTTTGATGGACCACTGGCAGGAACTGGGGCAGCTGGAGCCCTAAGATTTGATGGGCCACCagggcagctggcaggagcccTGAGGTTTGAAGGACCTCCAGGACAGGTTGCTGGAGGAGGTCCCCTGAGGTTTGAGGGACCTCTTGGGCAGATAGGTGGGCCTCTGAGGTTTGAGGGGCCTGCAGGGCAGCCAGTAGGTGGTCCTAGATTTGAAGGACCTGGAGTTGGTCTCAGGTTTGAGGGTCCCCGTGGTCAGCCTTCAGGTGGCCTCAGGTTTGAAGGCCCTCATGGTCAACCTCTGGGGCCTCGAGGTCAACCAGGGGGTGGTCTCAGGTTTGATGGACCCCATGGTCAGCCCTTGGGGCCTCATGGTCAACCAGGGGGTGGTCTCAGATTTGAGGGGCCACATTTACAGCCATTGGGGCCACATGGACCATCAGGTGCTGGGCTCAGATTTGAGGGGCCGCATGGTCAGCCTATCGGGCCACATGGACCGTCAGGTGCTGGGCTCAGATTTGAGGGGCCGCATGGACCATCAGGTGCTGGGCTCAGATTGGATGGACCACATGGACAGCCAGGTGTAGGTCCTAGGTTGATTGATGGACCAATACACCAGGGAGCTGGTGGACTTAGATTTGATGGTCCTCTGGGTCGAGCTGGTCCAAGATTTGATGGTTGCCATGCAGCTGGATTTGATGGCCAACCTGGTCAGCTGTCTTTCTTGCAAAGATTTGATGGAATTCATGGACAGCCTGGGCCGAGATTCGAAAGGGCGCCTGGCCAACAGGCACAACCACGATTTGACACAGCCATACCTCAAAGATTTGATGGACCTCACCAGCCAGCCTCTAGATTTGACTTGCCCCTTGGCCTTCAAGGTGCACGTTTTGAAAATGTAGCTAACCATCCTGCCCCAAGACTAGAAATGTCACCATACGGACAAGGTGGTCCATTTGTTGACCATCCCGGCCAGGGCTTCAATGGGCCGTCTCATGGGATGCAGTTCCAGAGGCCTGACTTATTTGATGGTTCAGCTGGACCAAATTTCAATGGGCCAGCTGGCCCAGGAGCACAGAATTTCCCACTGAGAGCAGCTGGACATTACTTCGAGGAAAAAGGTCTTCAAGGTCCTCAATATGGAAACTTCAATAATATGCCAATGGGGAGCAATCAG GTTTCTCTCATGTCTGGTCAACCAGGGCCTTATGGCCAAGGTCAACAGTATTTGCCAAATCCTGGAAGTTTTGTTCAGAACCCTGCAG gaaCCCTTCCACATTCATATCCTGATAACCACCTTGGGCAGCTTGATGTCAATGAATTATTTGCTAAACTGCTGTCAACAGGCATCCTCAAACTGTCAAAAACTGATTCCACTTCAGCAC AAGCAAATGAAACATCAGCCCAACCAGGTGCTGAAGAGGATGATGATGACCAGAATGAAGATCAGAATGTTCCAGACCTCACTAACTTCATAGTTGAAGAACTTAGACA GCGTTATGATAGTGTAATAAATCGACTGTACACTGGGATTCAGTGTTACTCGTGTGGAATGAGATTCACTACTTCACAGACAGATGTGTATGCGGATCATTTAGACTGGCATTACCGTCAGAACCGGACAGAAAAAGATGTTAGCCGAAAAATTACACACAGAAGATGGTACTACAGTTTAACA GACTGGATTGAATTTGAAGAAATAGCTGACCTAGAGGAACGTGCAAAGAGCCAATTTTTTGAAAAAGCTCATGAAGAGGTTGTGTTGAAAACACAAGAAGCTGCGAAAGAGAAGGAATTTCAGAGTGTCCCTGCTGGACCAGCTGGAGCAGTTGAG AGCTGTGAAATTTGCCAAGAGCAATTTGAACAGTATtgggatgaggaagaggaagagtgGCACCTGAAGAATGCTATCAGAGTAGATGAAAAG ATTTACCATCCATCTTGCTACGAAGATTACCAAAAT ACATCATCATTTGATTGCACGCCATCTCCCAGCAAGACTCCTGTAGAAAATCCACTCAATATAATGTTGAACATTGttaaacaagaaacagaagagccCTGTGACCCACCTAAAATCAAAGAGGAGCCTGATGACACCCCAACAGCCTGTGCAGAAGAGAGCACACCTGCCTCTGCAGAGATAAAAACAGAACCTGAGGAGTCTGTTTAA